The segment GCACCGGGGCGCAGACGGTGGTGTTGCGCGCGGTCGGCCCGGGTCTGACCTCGCTGGGCGTGAACGGCGTGCTCGCCACGCCGCAGCTGCAGCTCTTCAACTCGAATGGCCAAACGCTGCTGACCAACGGTCGGTGGGGCGGCGCCAGCCAACTCACGACGGAGTTCGCGCGGCTTGGCGCTTACCCGCTCAACGCCGACAGCGAGGACGCGGCCGTGATCGTCACGCTTACGCCCGGCGTCTACACGATGCACGTGGGCGGAGAGAACGGGGCCACCGGCACCGTGCTCGCGGAGGTCTATGACGCCTCGGCCACGCCGCCGCCCGCGAACCAGCCGAAGCTGGTGAACATTTCCGCGCGCGGCGTCGCTTTGGCCGGGCAACCCATCACGGGTGGCTTTGTCATCGCCGGCCAGACCAGCCGGCAGGTGCTGATCCGCGGCGTCGGCCCGGGCCTCACGGCGCAGCAGGTGCCCGACGTGCTCGCGAATCCGAAGCTCACGCTCTATCGAATCCAATCCGGCAACGCGACGGTCATCGCCCGCAACGACGACTGGCAGACGCCCGAAACGGCCGTGCAGGATTATCCGGGTTCGACCGGCGCGGCCATCTCCGCAGCCGCGACGACCACCGGTGCGTTTGCGCTGAACTCCGGCAGCAAGGACGCGGCGATCCTCGTCACGCTGCCGCCGGGCGTCTACACCGCCGAGGTTAACGGCGCGGATGGCGGCATCGGCGCCGCCATCGTGGAAGTCTACGAGCTGCCGTAAGCTGTCGCGGCGCGACGCCGTCCCTGAACGTTCTTCCCAGGGCGGATCTTCGGATCCGTCCTGTTTTTTTAGCGTCGGTCACGCAGGCATTGGCCGACGTTCACGCAGAATGTTCATCGTGGCAGCGGATGGTGGGCCACCTCTTTTTAGGTGGAGCGCGTTGCCCTCAACGCGCTGGTTGGGTTGCAGCGTCTTGAGGGCAAGCCGCTCCACCTTGAGTGGTCAGCCCTCGCTCGAACTGAGAGTTCAACGCACGCTGTTGCGCCCTGCCTACCGCTTACCGCCTACTGCCGACTACCTGCCGCCTGCTTCACCAATCATCCGACCGAAACGGCGCGGCGGGCAGGCCTGCGCCGTCGTAGAGGTTCGCCACGGGCGCGTTGCTCCACGCGTAACGCACTGCGACGGGCTGCTTCACTTTCGGCGAGGTGACGAGGAGGGTGCCGCGATCGATCTTCGCGCTCGCCGCATGGAAAATCTTGTCGGACCCGGCGAGCTCGAGCGATTGCACCGGCTGCCCGTGCGCCACGAGTCCGCCGCCGGCGTGCGTGAAGCGCACGCGCATCGCGGCTCCTTCGGGCACCGCCTCCGCGAACATCGGCCCGATCGCGTCGCCCGGAATTCCGTAGACCTGCACCTTCGCGAGCTGCGCCAGCCGGCGGGAGAGCTCGGCCTTGCTCTTCGGATGAATATCGTCCGGGTCGCCGACGTCGATCGCCACTGCCATGGCGGTGTTCGGCAGCTCGAGCGCATGGGTTTGCGCCTCGCGCAGCCGCGCCCACTGCCGGCCGCCCGGATTGTCATCGGCGTAGTCCGGGATTTGCACAAAGAGGAAGGGCAGGGCCTCGTCGCCCCAGTTGGCGCGCCACGTGCGAATCATCGCGGGAAACAGCTCGGCATATTCCGCGGCGCGGCCGACGTTTGACTCGCCCTGATACCAAACGAAGCCACGCAGCGCGCACGGGCGTAGCGGTGCGATCATCGCATTGTAGAGTCCACCCGGCCGGCGCGGCGAATCGTCGCTCGCCGGCGGCTGTGGCCACGGCAGCGGATTCTTGGTCTTCGTGGCGCGCGCCTGCTCCTCGGCTTTTTGCCACGCTTCCATCTCGGCCGGATAACGCGCGACGCGCTCCGGCGGCCATTCACTCTTCGCCTGCTGCCAGCGCGCTTCCATCGCGGCACCCACCGACGTCGACTGGCGGGCCAGGTCGCTCATCCACGCCTCAATCTCCGTGCCGCCCCAGGAACTGTTGATGATCCCGACGGGCACGCCGAGTTTGCGGTGCAGCTCGCGCGCGAAGAAATATCCGATCGCCGAAAAGTCGCCGACCTTGTCGCGCAGCGCCGGCTGCCACCCGCTGGTCTTCGCGGTCTCCGCGGGTTGGCTTGCGACGGCGCGCTCGATCTTTAGTTGCCGGACGAGCGGCAGGTCGACGGCGGCGAGCTGCCGCTCGTCCTCGCGCAGCAGCGCGACCGGCCACTCCATGTTCGATTGACCGGAGACCAGCCAGACTTCGCCGACGAGCACGCCTTTCACCAGCACGGTTTCCTTCCGGCCGGACACCACGAGATCAACCGGCTCTGCGCTTGCGGGCTGCGATTCGAGCAACACGATCCAACGGCCGTCGGCGGCCGTGGTGCTGCGGACGATCTGCGCGCCGAAAGAGACGGTGATCTTCTCGCCGGCCGCGGCGCGGCCCCACACCGGCACCGGCCGGTCGCGCTGCAGCACGGCCCCGTCGCTGAACACCGGAGCGAGCGTGATCTCCGCGGACGCGAGCGATGCCATGAGCGCGGAGGTAAAGCTAATCCGCAGGAGCCGTCTGATTCTCATCGGAAGCGTCCACGTTTGGCGCAACCGGCTCCGGTTTCCGAGCGAGAAACGCGTGCAGCTCCGCCGCGAGCTTTGGGCCGAAACCCTCGACTTCGCCGATCTCTTCGATGGAAGCCGCGCGCAGCCGGTCAATACTGCCGAAATGCGCGAGCAGCGCGGCCCGTCGCACGGGCCCGAGGCCCGCGAAATCGTCGAGCACGCTTTCACGGATTTTTTTCGACCGGAGCACGGCGTTGTAAGTGTTCGCGAACCGATGCGCCTCGTCGCGCACGCGTTGCAGCAGGTTCAAACCCGGATGGTTCAGCGGCAGGTTGAGCGGCGGCCGCTCGTCGACGAAGAAGATGGTCTCGTGCTTCTTCGCGAGCCCGATGATCACGGGTGGGGTGAGGTCCGCGGCGACGAACGCCTTGATCGCCGCGCCGATCTGACCGCGGCCGCCGTCGATCACGACGAGATCCGGAAACGAACGGCCTTCCTCGGCGAGCCGCCGATACCGACGGCCCACGACTTCCTCCATCGCGCGGAAGTCGTCGTTGCCAATGAAGCTCTTGATCTGAAAACGACGGTAGTTGTCCTTGTCCGGCCGGCCGTTCGCGAAGTGGACCATCGAGGCGACCACGAACGTCCCGGAGATGTGCGAGATGTCGAAGCATTCGATCGTGCGCGGCGGCGGCCGGGCGAGCGCCTCGCCCAGCGCGCGAAGCGCCTCCTCGTCGACGTTGGGTCGGGTGGGATCGATCCGCTCGAACCGGCGTGTCTTCGCGAGTGTTTCCTCGAGGGCGAAGATGACGTCGCGGAGTTCCGCGGCTTTTTCGAACAGCTGCTTGGTCGCGGCTTCCGCCATCTCGGCGCGCAGCGTCTCGAGCCATTCGCGCGACTTGCCTTCGAGGAAGGCGCAGGCGTCGTCCACGCGCCGCCGGTAGGCCTCGGGCGTGACGTGCAGCATGCCGCCGTAGATTTCCTGGCGCACGTCGTCGTAAAGCTGCCACGTGCCGTCGGCAAGTTTGTGCGGCGTGCCATCGCCGAGCAGGATGCCGAACTGCCGGCGCATTTGCGCGAGGGTTTTGCGCAGCAGCCCGCTGTGCGCGAAGGGGCCGAAGTAGCGCGAGCCGTCATCCTTTTTGAGGCGCGTGAGCCGGAAGCGCGGCAGTTCCTCGCGCAGGTCGACACGCACGAGCAGGAAACGCTTGTCGTCGGTGAAATCGGTGTTGTAGCGCGGGCGCCACTGCTTGATCAGCTTGCCCTCGAGCAGCAGCGCCTCGGGCTCGGATTTCACCTCGATCGTGTCGAAATCATGGATCAGCGGGATCAGCGCGCGAATCTTCGGCTGCATCACCGTGCGGGCGCGGCCCTGTTGAAAATAGGATGAAACGCGTTTCTTCAGGCTGCGCGCCTTGCCGACGTAAAGGATTCGCCCGAGCCGGTCTTTCATCAGATACACCCCCGGCTTGTCAGGGAGCTGCCGAACCTTCTCCTTGAGATTTACCGGGGCGGTGGCTGGCATTTTCCCAGAATCGGTCTAATCTCCCCGCTCGCAAGTATGGTTTCATCCGTTCATGGCGAGAGTCCCCGCAAGCCCGTGCGTCAGGTTCATTACGAGCTGCTCACGATCGGCGACGAGCTCCTGCTCGGGCTGACGACCAACACGCATCTGGCGTTTTTTGGGCAGCAGCTCGGACGGCGCGGAGTGACGCTTCAACGCTGCGTAACGGTGACGGACGACGCCGAGGCGATCGCGCGGCAGTTTCGGGAAACGTGGCCGCGGTCGGACGTGGTGTTCACCACCGGCGGACTGGGTCCGACATGTGACGATCGCACCCGAGAGGTGCTCGCGGCGGTGCTGGGGCAGAAGCTGGTGTTCGATGCTGCGATCGAGCACGCGATTCAGGAGCGGTTCGCGGTGTTTGGCCGCAAGATGACGCCGAACAATCTCAAGCAGGCGTATCGCTTCGAGCGCTGTGAAGTGCTGCCGAACCCGAACGGCACCGCGCCGGGGCTCTGGGTCGAGCAGGACGGCCGCGTGCTGTGCATGCTCCCCGGGCCACCGAACGAGATGCAGCCGATGGTGCTCGACCAGGTTTTTCCGAAGCTGGCGAAGATGGGATTGCTCCTCGAGCGCGAGGCATATGTGCAGATTCGCACGGCGGGCGTGGGCGAATCCGCGCTGGAAACGAAGCTGCAGCCGATTTTCGATCGCTACGGCGGTGCGCTGAACGTGGCGTATTGCGCGCACCTCGGCATGGTCGATTGCCGGATCAGCTCGGCGAACGAAGGCTTGTCGGCCGCGCAGCTCGAGGTGATCGCGCGCGAATGCGGCCGGCTGCTCGGCGAGGACGTTGCTACCTACGGCCACGATTCGCTCGCGAAGGTCGTAAGCGAACTGCTGCGCGTACAGGACAAGCGACTCGCCGTCGCGGAGACCGGCACGGGCGGATTGCTGGCGAGCGCGCTCAACGAGATCAGCGGGGCGTGCAAGTTTTTCGCCGGCGGCGTGGTCTGCTGCTCGAACGACGCGCGGATGGAATTGCTCGAGGTGCCGGAGTGCCTGCTGTTGCAGCATGGCGCCGTCAGCGCGGAGTGCGCCGTCGCGATGGCCACGGGCGCGGCGGAGCGGCTCGGCGCCGACTATGGTCTCGCGGTGACCGGTTTCGGCAGCGAGACGACGGGCCCGGGCGGAAATCCCGTCGGCACCACGTTCATCGCGCTGCATGCGCCGCATGGCGTGTGGTCGAAGAAGTTGAATTACCCGGGCTCGCGGTCGACGGCGCGGATCCGCGCGGTGCACGCCGCGCTCGACTGGCTCCGCCGTGAGCTGCTGCGCGTCGCCTCCGGCGCCGTGGCGCCCACGCGCCGCAGCGGCGTGATGCAGTAGACCCCATTCACGCAGCGGCTTGTCCGCAGGCGCACGGCGCGCCACCCGCCGAATTTTCGTGCGCCGCCCGTCTCCACGAGCGTGGGGTGTCTTGCTCGCGTTTATGACGCGACCGGTGCCGTATCCGCAGGGTGGGACGCTGTGGTGCACGCGGTTCGGGCTTTTTCCAGGGAAGATTTTGTGAGAGTTATCGGGCACCCCCAACCCCGCGGCGACTGAGGCTCTCTCTGACGCGGCGCGGTTCAACCAACCTCCCCCCCATGCATGCCCTGCTCTCCCTCTGGTTGCCGATCCTGCTCAGCGCAGTGGTCGTGTTCGTGATCAGTTCACTGATTCACATGGTCATCAAATGGCACGCGCCCGATTACCGCGGCTTTGCCAACGAGGAGGCCGTGCGCGCCGCGATTCGCGCCGGCAATCCCACGCGGGGTCGGTACGTGATCCCGTATTGCAGCGACATGAAGGAAATGGGTGGCGAGGCGATGATGCAGAAATATCGGGAGGGACCGGTGGGGCAGGTCATGCTCGCGCCCGCCGGTGCCCCGAACATGGGTCGATTACTCGGTCAGTGGTTTCTTTTCACCGTGGTCGTTACCGTCGTCGCGGCGTTTCTGGCGACGCAGCTCTTCGGCCTCGACCCCGCTCGCGCCCGCGCGGCGGCCAAACTGGTGGGTGCGGTCAGCTTCATCGCCTACGGGTTCGGCACGATCACGGAGTCGATCTGGTCAGCGCGGCCGTGGTCCTCGAGCGCGAAGTATCTGCTCGATGCGGCGTTCTACGGCGTGGGCGCCGGACTCGTTTTCTACTGGCTCTGGCCCGAAGTCGGTTGACCGGCTTTAGGCGAGGTGGCGGTGCCGCGCGGCGAATCGGTCGCCACGATCCGTCCACGTGACCAGCGTCAGCGCGGGTTACGAAGGTGAGTGGTTGCGTCGCTCTGCGGGAGCCGCATCGTTCACCGTGCACCTACGATGCGGACGGCCCTTCTGACCAAGACCACACTCGCGGTGCTCGGCATCGAGCTCGCGGGGTGTGCAACCACGCGGACCACCACGACGGGCACCGCCAGCGCCACCCGCCCCGAACTGAGCTACGCGATCGGCGCGGACGTTTCCTTCCTCCGTCAAGCCGAGGCGCGCGGCGTGAGATTCAAGGACGACGGCGTGGCCAAACCGGGGCTGCAGATCTTCCGCGATCACGGCTACAATTGGATCCGGCTCCGGCTCTTTCACACGCCATCGACGCAGCCGCGACCGTTGCCGAACGATCTCGCCTACACGATCTCGCTCGCCCAGGACGCGAAGGCGCTCGGGTACAAGTTCCTCCTCGATTACCACTATTCCGACACGTGGGCTGATCCGCAGAAGCAATTCCCGCCGAAAGCCTGGGAAAACCTGTCGACGGCGGAGTTGATCCAGGCGGTGCACGACTACACCCGCGACACAATCGCGGCGTTGCGCGACGCCGGCGTCATGCCGGACATGGTGCAGATCGGCAACGAGATCACGCCCGGCATGCTTTGGCCGCACGGCAAGCTGCCGGAAAACTGGGACACGTTTGCTGCGCTGGTGAAAGCCGGTATCCGCGGAGTGGACTCCGGGCGCGGCGATGCACCGCGGCCCCTGATCATGATCCACATCGACCAGGGCGGGAATCGCGCCCGCACGCAGGCGTTTTTCGACCCCCTGCTGCAGCGCGGCGTCGAGTTCGACGTGATCGGGCAGTCGTATTACCCGTGGTGGCACGGTTCGCTGCTGGAACTGCGCGACTGCCTCGCGTTCACGGCGGAGCGCTACCGCAAGGACATCATCCTGGTGGAGGTGGCCTACAACTGGCGGCCGGCGGAATATCGCGACCGCCCCGCGCCGTTTCCCGAGACGCCGGAGGGCCAGCGGGAATTTCTCGAGGAGGTGCAGCGCGCGGTGCTCGCGACGCCGCACGGCTTGGGCAAAGGCGTGTTCTGGTGGGAACCGGCGGTCGCCGGCTTTCTCAGCCGACGCGGCATGTTCGACGATGACGGCAACGCGCTGCCGGTGATCCGCGTGTTCGACAAATACACGCGCGGCAAGGTCCCGCAGCGGCAGCAGCCTTGAGCCGGGCGCGGCGGGTTGTTCCGCCACAGGCCTCAGACCCTCAGCACGCCGCGAAAACCGCGGCCGCTGTAGTAGGACTGCGCGCCGTTGTGGTACACGAACACGCGGCCAAAGCGGCGATCGCCGAAAATCGCGCCGCCGAGTTTCCGGATCTCCGTCGGAGTCCTCAGCCAGCTTGAGGATTTGGTGTCGAACTCTCCCCGCGTCTGCAGCTCGCGATACTGGTCTTCGGTCAGGAGCTCGATGCCCATGGCTGCCGCCATCTCGACCGCGCTGGTCTTCGGTTTGTGTTCCTTCCTGGAATCGAGCCCTTCCGGATCGTAGCAAACGCTGGTGCGCCCCGCCGGACTTTGCGGCGAGCAATCGAAGAAAAAGTATTCACCAGTCTTGTCGTCCCGACCGACCACGTCCGGCTCACCGCCGGTGCGTTCCATTTCATGCAGCGACCAAAGCTTCTGGGGGTTGGCCTGCAGCCTCACTTTCACGTCGGCCCACTTTATGCCTCGGTGGCGGTCGGGATTCTGATCAAAACGGCTGCTTAAGATCGTGAGCAGCTCGTCGCTCTGCTGCGGAGCCAACGCCTTCTTCGTGCCGGGGGTGGTTTTCATGCAGAAAAGAATCCGCCCAGCGAACGGCGGGCGCCGCCGGGAGCCAGAACAGATCACGTCATCTCGACCCATGACGGCCAAATCGCTCGCGCGGACGGGCCGGATACCGGCGCGATGTGTCGACGATTCGGAACCGCCGGCGCAACGTCTGGTCCGTGGTGATTCCGGCTTCGACGAGAACCGCACAGCGGAGGAAACTTTTATGAATACTCATTCTTCGACTCTCGACAGCCGGCAAGCACGTGAACAGGTGATGGAAGACTTGCGGGCGCTGGTGGCTGATGCCGATTTGCTCGTACGCGCGACGGCGGGCGACGTCAGCGAAAAGGCCGGTCAGGCGCGGGAACGCCTGGCGGCCACCTTGGAACGCGCGAAGGCGAGCTATATCGACCTCCAGGAACAGAGCTTCCGTGCGGCGCGACAAGCGCTGAGCAAA is part of the Opitutus terrae PB90-1 genome and harbors:
- a CDS encoding sialate O-acetylesterase → MASLASAEITLAPVFSDGAVLQRDRPVPVWGRAAAGEKITVSFGAQIVRSTTAADGRWIVLLESQPASAEPVDLVVSGRKETVLVKGVLVGEVWLVSGQSNMEWPVALLREDERQLAAVDLPLVRQLKIERAVASQPAETAKTSGWQPALRDKVGDFSAIGYFFARELHRKLGVPVGIINSSWGGTEIEAWMSDLARQSTSVGAAMEARWQQAKSEWPPERVARYPAEMEAWQKAEEQARATKTKNPLPWPQPPASDDSPRRPGGLYNAMIAPLRPCALRGFVWYQGESNVGRAAEYAELFPAMIRTWRANWGDEALPFLFVQIPDYADDNPGGRQWARLREAQTHALELPNTAMAVAIDVGDPDDIHPKSKAELSRRLAQLAKVQVYGIPGDAIGPMFAEAVPEGAAMRVRFTHAGGGLVAHGQPVQSLELAGSDKIFHAASAKIDRGTLLVTSPKVKQPVAVRYAWSNAPVANLYDGAGLPAAPFRSDDW
- a CDS encoding excinuclease ABC subunit UvrC: MPATAPVNLKEKVRQLPDKPGVYLMKDRLGRILYVGKARSLKKRVSSYFQQGRARTVMQPKIRALIPLIHDFDTIEVKSEPEALLLEGKLIKQWRPRYNTDFTDDKRFLLVRVDLREELPRFRLTRLKKDDGSRYFGPFAHSGLLRKTLAQMRRQFGILLGDGTPHKLADGTWQLYDDVRQEIYGGMLHVTPEAYRRRVDDACAFLEGKSREWLETLRAEMAEAATKQLFEKAAELRDVIFALEETLAKTRRFERIDPTRPNVDEEALRALGEALARPPPRTIECFDISHISGTFVVASMVHFANGRPDKDNYRRFQIKSFIGNDDFRAMEEVVGRRYRRLAEEGRSFPDLVVIDGGRGQIGAAIKAFVAADLTPPVIIGLAKKHETIFFVDERPPLNLPLNHPGLNLLQRVRDEAHRFANTYNAVLRSKKIRESVLDDFAGLGPVRRAALLAHFGSIDRLRAASIEEIGEVEGFGPKLAAELHAFLARKPEPVAPNVDASDENQTAPAD
- a CDS encoding CinA family nicotinamide mononucleotide deamidase-related protein, encoding MVSSVHGESPRKPVRQVHYELLTIGDELLLGLTTNTHLAFFGQQLGRRGVTLQRCVTVTDDAEAIARQFRETWPRSDVVFTTGGLGPTCDDRTREVLAAVLGQKLVFDAAIEHAIQERFAVFGRKMTPNNLKQAYRFERCEVLPNPNGTAPGLWVEQDGRVLCMLPGPPNEMQPMVLDQVFPKLAKMGLLLEREAYVQIRTAGVGESALETKLQPIFDRYGGALNVAYCAHLGMVDCRISSANEGLSAAQLEVIARECGRLLGEDVATYGHDSLAKVVSELLRVQDKRLAVAETGTGGLLASALNEISGACKFFAGGVVCCSNDARMELLEVPECLLLQHGAVSAECAVAMATGAAERLGADYGLAVTGFGSETTGPGGNPVGTTFIALHAPHGVWSKKLNYPGSRSTARIRAVHAALDWLRRELLRVASGAVAPTRRSGVMQ
- a CDS encoding glycoside hydrolase family 53 protein; this encodes MRTALLTKTTLAVLGIELAGCATTRTTTTGTASATRPELSYAIGADVSFLRQAEARGVRFKDDGVAKPGLQIFRDHGYNWIRLRLFHTPSTQPRPLPNDLAYTISLAQDAKALGYKFLLDYHYSDTWADPQKQFPPKAWENLSTAELIQAVHDYTRDTIAALRDAGVMPDMVQIGNEITPGMLWPHGKLPENWDTFAALVKAGIRGVDSGRGDAPRPLIMIHIDQGGNRARTQAFFDPLLQRGVEFDVIGQSYYPWWHGSLLELRDCLAFTAERYRKDIILVEVAYNWRPAEYRDRPAPFPETPEGQREFLEEVQRAVLATPHGLGKGVFWWEPAVAGFLSRRGMFDDDGNALPVIRVFDKYTRGKVPQRQQP
- a CDS encoding DUF4256 domain-containing protein, with amino-acid sequence MKTTPGTKKALAPQQSDELLTILSSRFDQNPDRHRGIKWADVKVRLQANPQKLWSLHEMERTGGEPDVVGRDDKTGEYFFFDCSPQSPAGRTSVCYDPEGLDSRKEHKPKTSAVEMAAAMGIELLTEDQYRELQTRGEFDTKSSSWLRTPTEIRKLGGAIFGDRRFGRVFVYHNGAQSYYSGRGFRGVLRV
- a CDS encoding DUF883 family protein, whose amino-acid sequence is MTAKSLARTGRIPARCVDDSEPPAQRLVRGDSGFDENRTAEETFMNTHSSTLDSRQAREQVMEDLRALVADADLLVRATAGDVSEKAGQARERLAATLERAKASYIDLQEQSFRAARQALSKTDETIRTHPYESLGVGFGLGLLVGFLLRRK